In the Hordeum vulgare subsp. vulgare chromosome 7H, MorexV3_pseudomolecules_assembly, whole genome shotgun sequence genome, one interval contains:
- the LOC123413163 gene encoding organic cation/carnitine transporter 4-like → MEVSARLREPPAALTAPSCRGGGSLRLPQLPPSAWPTPARLSIDDTLAEHAGEFGRWQLQHFVLVSAAWALEALHTMVIIFADREPTMRCHAGEGRCGGRVGVGAGRTLSVLFRR, encoded by the coding sequence ATGGAGGTCTCGGCCAGGCTCCGCGAGCCGCCCGCGGCCTTGACGGCGCCGTCCTGCCGCGGCGGAGGGTCCCTGCGACTGCCACAGTTGCCCCCTTCAGCTTGGCCCACCCCTGCGCGCCTGAGCATCGACGACACGTTGGCGGAGCACGCGGGCGAGTTCGGGCGGTGGCAGCTGCAGCACTTCGTGCTGGTGTCAGCGGCGTGGGCGCTGGAGGCGCTCCACACCATGGTCATCATCTTTGCGGACAGGGAGCCGACCATGCGGTGCCACGCGGGGGAAGGGCGGTGCGGCGGCCGGGTGGGAGTGGGCGCAGGGCGGACATTGAGTGTCCTCTTCCGGCGGTAG